One stretch of Burkholderia oklahomensis C6786 DNA includes these proteins:
- the ltaE gene encoding low-specificity L-threonine aldolase, translating into MIDLRSDTVTRPSAPMLAAMTAAEVGDDVWGDDPTVARLQAVVAERAGKEAALFFPSGTQSNLAALMSHCERGDEYIVGQAAHTYKYEGGGAAVLGSIQPQPIENAADGTLPLDKIAAAIKPVDDHFARSRLLALENTIGGKVLPEGYVDEAVALARGRGLATHLDGARVCNAAVASGRTIAELCAPFDSISICFSKGLGAPVGSVLVGSRALIDRAHRWRKVLGGGMRQAGVLAAACLYALEHNVERLADDHANAERLARGLAQIEPVKVLSQATNMVFAQIPEADCAPLEAWLEARGILTQMLYSTRFVTHCDVSRDDVDTFVDAMKAYFA; encoded by the coding sequence ATGATCGATTTACGCAGCGATACCGTGACGCGCCCGAGCGCGCCGATGCTGGCCGCGATGACGGCCGCCGAAGTGGGCGACGACGTATGGGGCGACGATCCCACCGTCGCGCGCCTGCAGGCCGTGGTCGCCGAGCGCGCGGGCAAGGAGGCGGCGCTGTTCTTTCCGAGCGGCACGCAGAGCAATCTCGCCGCGCTGATGTCGCATTGCGAGCGCGGCGACGAATACATCGTCGGCCAGGCCGCGCACACGTACAAGTACGAAGGCGGCGGCGCGGCCGTGCTCGGCAGCATCCAGCCTCAGCCGATCGAGAACGCCGCGGACGGCACGCTGCCGCTCGACAAGATCGCGGCCGCGATCAAGCCGGTCGACGATCACTTCGCGCGCTCGCGCCTCCTCGCGCTCGAGAACACGATCGGCGGCAAGGTGCTGCCCGAAGGCTACGTCGACGAAGCGGTCGCCCTCGCGCGCGGCCGCGGGCTCGCGACGCATCTCGACGGCGCGCGCGTGTGCAACGCGGCGGTCGCGTCGGGCCGCACGATCGCCGAGCTGTGCGCGCCGTTCGATTCGATCTCGATCTGTTTTTCGAAGGGGCTCGGCGCGCCGGTCGGCTCGGTGCTCGTCGGCAGCCGCGCGCTGATCGACCGCGCGCACCGCTGGCGCAAGGTGCTGGGCGGCGGGATGCGGCAGGCGGGCGTGCTCGCGGCGGCGTGCCTGTACGCGCTCGAGCACAACGTCGAGCGCCTGGCCGACGATCACGCGAACGCCGAGCGCCTCGCCCGAGGGCTCGCGCAGATCGAGCCGGTGAAGGTGCTGTCGCAGGCGACGAACATGGTGTTCGCGCAGATTCCCGAAGCCGATTGCGCGCCGCTCGAAGCGTGGCTCGAGGCGCGCGGGATTCTCACGCAGATGCTGTATTCGACGCGCTTCGTCACGCATTGCGACGTGTCGCGCGACGATGTCGATACGTTCGTCGACGCGATGAAGGCGTACTTCGCGTAG
- a CDS encoding cytochrome ubiquinol oxidase subunit I: METAISALDLARVQFAFTVSFHIVFPALSIGLASFIAVLEYRWLKTGKAYYKSLCLFWSKIFAVAFGMGVVSGVVMAYQFGTNWSGFSSFAGSVTGPLLMYEVMTAFFLEAGFLGIMLFGWNRVSPRAHFGATLMVAIGTLISTFWILASNSWMQTPQGFEIVDGQVVPTDWFEIIFNPSFPYRLAHMAIAAFIVAALVVAATAAWHLLKGRRDKAVKKMFSMSLWLLLVLAPLQAVIGDQHGLNTLEHQPAKIAAIEGLWETEQGGTALNLFGIPDMKAETTRYAVSIPHLGSLILTHSWDGEIRGLKSFPPEDRPNSTIVFWSFRVMVALGFAMIGLAAIAWLLRRRGRLYEAKWFHRFALAMGPTGFISLLTGWVTTEVGRQPWVVYGVMRTANAASPLSMQQVSVSLMTFVVVYFLVFGTGAYYMLKLMRKGPALPGDTPDDAHDARPDRTARRPLSAANQLIDAA, from the coding sequence ATGGAAACCGCTATTTCGGCCCTCGATCTGGCTCGCGTGCAGTTCGCATTCACAGTCTCCTTCCATATCGTCTTTCCCGCGCTGAGCATCGGGCTCGCGAGCTTCATCGCCGTGCTCGAATACCGCTGGCTCAAGACCGGCAAGGCGTACTACAAGAGCCTCTGTCTCTTCTGGTCGAAGATCTTCGCCGTCGCGTTCGGCATGGGCGTCGTGTCCGGCGTCGTGATGGCCTATCAGTTCGGCACGAACTGGTCCGGCTTCTCGAGCTTCGCCGGCTCCGTCACCGGCCCGCTGCTGATGTACGAAGTGATGACCGCGTTCTTCCTCGAAGCGGGCTTCCTCGGCATCATGCTGTTCGGCTGGAATCGCGTGAGCCCGCGCGCGCACTTCGGCGCGACGCTGATGGTCGCGATCGGCACGCTGATCTCGACGTTCTGGATTCTCGCGTCGAACAGCTGGATGCAGACGCCGCAGGGCTTCGAGATCGTCGACGGCCAGGTCGTGCCGACCGACTGGTTCGAGATCATCTTCAATCCGTCGTTCCCGTACCGGCTCGCGCACATGGCGATCGCCGCGTTCATCGTCGCCGCGCTCGTCGTCGCCGCGACCGCCGCGTGGCACCTGCTGAAGGGCCGCCGCGACAAGGCCGTGAAGAAGATGTTCTCGATGTCGCTGTGGCTCCTGCTCGTGCTCGCGCCGCTGCAAGCGGTGATCGGCGACCAGCACGGCCTCAACACGCTCGAGCATCAGCCCGCGAAGATCGCCGCGATCGAAGGCTTGTGGGAAACCGAGCAAGGCGGCACCGCGCTCAACCTGTTCGGCATCCCCGACATGAAAGCGGAAACCACGCGCTACGCGGTGTCGATTCCGCATCTCGGCAGCCTGATCCTCACGCATAGCTGGGACGGCGAAATTCGCGGCCTGAAGTCGTTCCCGCCGGAGGACCGCCCGAACTCGACCATCGTGTTCTGGAGCTTCCGCGTGATGGTCGCGCTCGGCTTCGCGATGATCGGCCTCGCCGCCATCGCATGGCTGCTGCGCCGGCGCGGGCGCCTCTACGAAGCGAAGTGGTTCCACAGGTTCGCGCTGGCGATGGGTCCGACGGGCTTCATCTCGCTGCTCACCGGCTGGGTGACGACCGAAGTGGGCCGCCAGCCGTGGGTCGTCTACGGCGTGATGCGCACGGCGAACGCGGCGTCGCCGCTGTCGATGCAGCAGGTCAGCGTATCGCTGATGACGTTCGTGGTCGTCTACTTCCTCGTGTTCGGCACAGGCGCCTATTACATGCTGAAGCTGATGAGGAAAGGCCCCGCGCTGCCGGGCGACACGCCCGACGATGCGCACGACGCGCGCCCCGACCGCACCGCCCGCCGCCCGCTGTCGGCCGCGAACCAGTTGATCGACGCCGCGTGA
- the cydB gene encoding cytochrome d ubiquinol oxidase subunit II, whose amino-acid sequence MDVTVVWAAIIALGLFMYVVLDGFDLGIGIMFPFFPAEKERDLMMNTVAPVWDGNETWLVLGGAGLFAVFPIVYSTVLSALYLPLVFMLVCLIFRGVSFEIRAKSRRTKHLWDLAFIGGSTGATFFQGVALGAFLQGIPVDNGRFAGDAFGWLTPFSLLTGLGLVATYALLGCCWLVAKTEGDLQRRLHRVVWPLTVVLLGFIAIVSLWTPLQDPNIAQRWFASGLFWRLLPVPFLVAACAVLMRRAVRGRHDTMPFVLALALVFLGYVGLLVSLWPYAIPQSVTLWEAAAPRSSQTFTLIGAAVIIPIILAYTTLGYWVFRGKVRHEDQHYYHH is encoded by the coding sequence ATGGATGTCACCGTAGTCTGGGCCGCGATCATCGCACTCGGCCTCTTCATGTACGTCGTGCTCGACGGCTTCGATCTGGGCATCGGCATCATGTTTCCGTTCTTCCCCGCCGAGAAGGAGCGGGACCTGATGATGAACACCGTCGCGCCCGTGTGGGACGGCAACGAGACGTGGCTCGTGCTCGGCGGCGCGGGGCTGTTCGCGGTGTTTCCGATCGTCTACTCGACCGTGCTGTCGGCGCTGTACCTGCCGCTCGTCTTCATGCTCGTGTGCCTGATCTTCCGCGGCGTGTCGTTCGAGATCCGCGCGAAGTCGCGTCGCACTAAGCACCTGTGGGATCTCGCGTTCATCGGCGGCTCGACGGGCGCGACGTTTTTCCAGGGCGTGGCGCTCGGCGCGTTCCTGCAAGGCATCCCGGTCGACAACGGCCGCTTCGCCGGCGACGCGTTCGGCTGGCTCACACCGTTCAGCCTGCTGACGGGCCTCGGCCTCGTCGCGACCTACGCGCTGCTCGGCTGCTGCTGGCTCGTCGCGAAGACGGAAGGCGATCTGCAGCGCCGCCTGCATCGCGTCGTATGGCCGCTCACCGTCGTGCTGCTCGGCTTCATCGCGATCGTGAGCCTGTGGACGCCGTTGCAGGATCCGAACATCGCGCAGCGCTGGTTCGCGTCGGGACTCTTCTGGCGCCTGCTGCCGGTGCCGTTCCTCGTCGCCGCGTGCGCGGTGCTGATGCGCCGCGCGGTGCGCGGCCGCCACGACACCATGCCGTTCGTGCTCGCGCTCGCGCTCGTGTTCCTCGGCTACGTCGGGCTGCTCGTGAGCCTGTGGCCGTACGCGATTCCGCAAAGCGTGACGCTGTGGGAAGCCGCCGCGCCGCGTTCGAGCCAGACCTTCACGCTGATCGGCGCGGCCGTCATCATCCCGATCATTCTCGCGTACACGACGTTGGGCTATTGGGTGTTCCGTGGAAAGGTGCGTCATGAAGACCAGCATTACTACCACCACTGA
- a CDS encoding YqaE/Pmp3 family membrane protein, protein MRLLLALLLPWLQFFTIGRPFAGIICLILQITLIGWLPAAIWSVYALSQYNTDRKIDEALGRRS, encoded by the coding sequence ATGCGTCTTCTGCTCGCCTTGCTGCTGCCCTGGCTGCAGTTCTTTACGATCGGCCGCCCGTTCGCGGGCATCATCTGCCTGATCCTGCAAATCACGCTGATCGGCTGGCTGCCCGCCGCGATCTGGTCGGTGTACGCGCTCAGCCAATACAACACCGACAGGAAGATCGACGAGGCGCTCGGCCGGCGTTCGTAA
- a CDS encoding phytoene/squalene synthase family protein, whose amino-acid sequence MGNPSRAFLLGPLLKGVSRSFYLTLRVLPEGMRDPIGLAYLLARAADTIADTSLIPPAQRLELLLSLRAQVNGAPEPDALARIAGEVAGRQMVSDEKTLLESLGPALAMLSQLSAADRDAVRDVVTTLTEGMEFDLLTFPDESSGRIAALREWPELDRYTYLVAGCVGEFWTRMTCAHLPGLLTEHPDAMAERGIRFGKALQMTNVLRDCGKDLRIGRCYLPQAMLDEYGLRADDLLRPDASLRARPLLHALVRKTLEHFRAGIDYTFAIPRRAPRLRLACVWPIVIGLKTLALLASNGAWLDPARASKVRRGDVYRIIAYSLPLAMSNGALRAWFDRLIADVEARLDA is encoded by the coding sequence ATGGGCAATCCCTCCCGGGCCTTTCTGCTGGGCCCCCTGCTGAAGGGCGTCTCACGTTCCTTCTATCTGACGCTGCGCGTGCTTCCCGAAGGGATGCGCGACCCGATCGGCCTCGCGTATCTGCTCGCGCGCGCGGCCGACACGATCGCGGACACGTCGCTGATCCCGCCCGCGCAGCGGCTCGAGCTGCTGCTGTCGTTGCGCGCGCAGGTCAACGGCGCGCCCGAGCCCGACGCGCTCGCGCGGATCGCGGGCGAAGTCGCGGGGCGGCAGATGGTGTCGGACGAGAAGACGCTGCTCGAATCGCTCGGCCCCGCGCTCGCGATGCTGTCGCAACTGAGCGCGGCCGATCGCGACGCCGTGCGCGACGTCGTGACGACGCTCACCGAAGGGATGGAATTCGATCTGCTCACGTTCCCCGACGAATCTTCTGGCCGGATCGCTGCGCTGCGCGAATGGCCGGAGCTCGATCGCTACACGTACCTCGTCGCGGGTTGCGTCGGCGAGTTCTGGACGAGGATGACGTGCGCGCATCTGCCCGGCCTGCTGACCGAGCATCCGGACGCGATGGCCGAGCGCGGGATTCGCTTCGGCAAGGCGCTGCAAATGACCAACGTGCTGCGCGATTGCGGGAAGGATCTGCGGATCGGACGCTGCTATCTGCCGCAGGCGATGCTCGACGAGTACGGCCTGCGCGCCGACGATCTGCTGCGGCCGGACGCGTCGCTGCGCGCGCGGCCGCTGCTGCATGCGCTCGTGCGCAAGACGCTCGAGCATTTTCGCGCGGGCATCGACTACACGTTCGCGATTCCGCGCCGCGCGCCGCGCTTGCGGCTCGCGTGCGTATGGCCGATCGTGATCGGCCTGAAGACGCTCGCGCTGCTCGCATCGAACGGCGCGTGGCTCGATCCGGCGCGCGCGTCGAAGGTGCGGCGCGGCGACGTGTATCGGATCATCGCGTATTCGTTGCCGCTCGCGATGTCGAACGGCGCGCTGCGTGCATGGTTCGATCGCTTGATCGCGGACGTCGAGGCGCGGCTCGACGCTTGA
- a CDS encoding VOC family protein, which yields MNPPVLRVARPTNDIDALIGFYTEALGFDIVARFENHEGFDGAIVGHAGYPWQIEFTHQHGVTVARAPTAEHLLVFYLPDRGAWTEAVERMRAYGAVPHRSENPYWDRQGVTFEDPDGYRIVLQNAQPS from the coding sequence ATGAATCCACCCGTCCTGCGTGTCGCCCGCCCGACCAACGACATCGATGCGCTCATCGGCTTCTATACGGAGGCGCTGGGCTTCGACATCGTCGCCCGCTTCGAGAATCACGAAGGTTTCGACGGCGCGATCGTCGGCCACGCCGGCTATCCGTGGCAAATCGAATTCACGCACCAGCACGGCGTGACGGTCGCGCGCGCGCCGACCGCCGAGCACCTGCTCGTGTTCTATCTGCCGGACCGCGGCGCGTGGACCGAGGCCGTCGAGCGCATGCGCGCTTACGGCGCCGTGCCGCACCGTTCGGAGAATCCGTACTGGGATCGCCAGGGCGTGACGTTCGAAGACCCGGACGGCTATCGGATCGTCCTGCAGAACGCGCAGCCGAGTTGA